The following are from one region of the Vitis riparia cultivar Riparia Gloire de Montpellier isolate 1030 chromosome 14, EGFV_Vit.rip_1.0, whole genome shotgun sequence genome:
- the LOC117930230 gene encoding uncharacterized protein LOC117930230 isoform X1 yields the protein MAECVTIIGTIAGKIAGCLFDPIKSELSYMLCYRDHMEDLKKEVQELKQENDDLQITVAAAIRRGDEIRPIVKDWLDRAEKNTGEAETFMQDEKKRTKSCFNGRCPNLKSRYDLGKEAKKKAAVIVEIRKKRIFPHGVSFGVLPGNLTSKNYEAFESRASTLDKVMAALRDDKIKRIGVWGLGGVGKTTLVKQVAKLAEDAKLFDKVVMVAVSREQNLENIQAEIADSLGLNIEEKSKSGRANRLIEILKKKKLLIILDDIWAKLDLEAVGIPCGDDHVGCKIVVTSRRIDVLSQDMGTQPNFEIRILSNDEAWQLFQKTAGGIPEFDVQSVARKVAENCGGLPIALVTVATALKNNKSLPCWDDALRQLTSPVKTDIRGMDEKVYKSLEWSYHSVESEDAKLLFLLCGLMGYGDISLDDLFKCSLGLGLFQGINTLDGSTNRLQALVDRLKSSSLLLDIDRKEYVKMHDVVRDVARQLASKDPRYMVIEATQSGIHESKRCVHLSLSHEGTLDLGEILDRPKIEFFRLVNEGRPLKIPDPLFNGMGKLKVLHLFQMEFSSLPLSLQSLANLRTLCLHCCTLGGVAGIGELKKLEVLSFWGSKIKQLPSEIAQLTCLRWLDLSNCYQLQVIPPNILSNLSQLEHLCMKPYSFTQYMDEEINQERNACLAELKHLSRLTTLNIALQDLKLLPKDMVFDKLTRFKIFIGGGWSWYSPCETKRALKLYKAGGTLHLVDGIGKLLKKTEELSLSKSSGTKSVFHESYKEDFLQLKHLDVRSSPEIQYIVDSKYPRVQEHVLFPLLESLLLRDLINLEKVCHGPIPRGSFGNLKTLEVMNCHGLKIFLSLTMATGFLHLQNIEIGECNVMQQIIAYERESEIIEDGHGGTTLQLFPKLRSLKLYKLPELMNFSSTVETTSSTSLARNARSEGNCDNRMSFFSNQVSFANLEKLILHDLPKLREIWHHQHPPESFYNLQILEVYNCPSLLNLIPSHLIQRFNNLKKMDVNNCEVLKHVFDLQGLDENIRILPRLESLQLNSLPKLRRVVCNEDDDKNDSVRCRFSSSTAFHNLKFLSITNCGNQVEDEGHINTPMEDVVLFDGKVSFANLEKLILHDLPKLREIWHHQHPPESFYNLQILEVYNCPSLVNLIPSHLIQRFDNLKKMDVNNCEVLKHVFDLQGLDENIRILPRLESLQLNSLPKLRRVVCNEDDDKNDSVRCRFSSSTAFHNLKFLSIRHCGNQVEDEGHINTPMEDVVLFDGKVSFANLEKLILHDLPKLREIWHHQHPPESFYNLQILEVYNCPSLLNLIPSHLIQRFNNLKKMDVNNYEVLKHVFDLQGLDENIRILPRLESLWLKALPKLRRVVCNEDDDKNDSVRCRFSSSTTFHNLKFLSITNCGNQVEDEGHINTPMEDVVLFDGKVSFANLEELILHDLHKLREIWHHQHPPESFYNLQILEVYNCPSLVNLIPSHLIQRFDNLKKMDVNNCEVLKHVFDLQGLDENIRILPRLESLRLNSLPKLRRVVCNEDDDKNDSVRCRFSSSTAFHNLKFLSIRNCGNQVEDEGHINTLMEDVVLFDGKVSFPPNLEELVLERLPKLKEMDVGILLKLKILKLEKLPRLRLTIASMFKNFHNLQKLHIIDCGMEDREFSNEKVSFPPNLEELVLKSLPKLMEMDVGNLPNLRILWLEELYGCLLSKVSFLPNLKVLVLKSLPKLIEMDVGNLPNLRILNLEKLHGCLLSKVSLSSNLEEVVLKSLPKLKEIDFGILPKLKILKVGKLPQLVLSSSMFKNFHNLKELCINASTNDKVLFNEKASFLEPRASTLNKIMDALRDHNINLIGVWGMAGVGKTTLLKQVAKQAKQQRLFTRQVHIDLSSIPGSEKLRQRIAKALGIPLWEEVESRRADELKQALKEEKILIILDDIWTEVDLEQVGIPSKDDIWTQCKIVLASRDRDLLCKGMGAQICFPVEYLPLKEAWSLFKKTAGDSMEENLELRPIAIQVVEECEGLPIAIVTIAEALKDETVAVWKNALEQLRSCAPTNIRAVDRKVYSCLEWSYTHLKGDDVKSLFLLCGMLGYGDISLDLLLRYGMGLDLFDRIDSLEQARNRLLELVDFLKASGLLLDSHEDRNKFDEERASSWLFMDADNKFVRMHSVVREVTRAIASKDPHPFVVREDVGLEEWSETDESKRCAFISLHCKAVHELPQGLVCPDLQFFQLHNSNPSLNIPNTFFKGMKKLKILDLPKTHFTTLPSSLDSLTNLQTLHLDGCKLEDIALIGKLTKLEVLSLMGSTIQQLPNEMSRLTNLRLLDLNDCKKLEVIPRNILSSLSQLECLYMKSSFTQWATEGESNACLSELNHLSHLTTLEIHIPDAKLLPKDILFENLTRYGISIGPWWRLRTKRALNLEKVNRSLHLGDGMSKLLERSEELKFMDLSSTKYVLHPSDRESFLELKHLEVGRSPEIQYIMDSKNQQLLQHGAFPFPLLESLILVLLKNLEEVWHSPIPIGFFGNLKTLKVYSCPKLKFLLLLSTARGLSQLEEMIIVNCNAMKQIIAYERESEIKEDGHAGTNLQLFPKLRSLELNYLSQLINFSSELETTSSTSLSTNARSEDSFFSHKVSFPKLEELILRNLPKLKDIWHHQLPFESFSNLQILRVYRCPCLLNLVPAHLIHSFQNLKEINVQYCELLEHVIILQEIDGNVEIFSKLETLKLENLPRLRWIEDGNDRMKHIFSLLTLMNIQNLQELHITNCSMEDLRKM from the exons ATGGCAGAGTGCGTTACCATCATCGGAACCATTGCTGGAAAAATTGCAGGATGCTTGTTTGATCCAATTAAAAGCGAGCTTAGTTATATGCTTTGCTACCGCGACCACATGGAAGATCTCAAGAAGGAGGTTCAGGAGTTGAAGCAGGAGAATGATGACCTTCAGATAACTGTTGCTGCAGCTATTAGAAGAGGGGATGAAATCAGACCTATTGTTAAAGACTGGCTGGATCGGGCAGAAAAGAATACAGGGGAGGCAGAGACATTCATgcaagatgaaaagaaaagaaccaaGAGCTGTTTCAATGGGAGGTGTCCTAATCTCAAGTCACGTTACGATCTAGGCAAAGAAGCGAAAAAGAAGGCGGCGGTTATTGTTGAAATCAGAAAAAAACGCATTTTCCCCCATGGCGTATCATTTGGTGTCCTTCCAGGGAATCTAACCTCTAAAAATTATGAAGCTTTTGAGTCAAGAGCCTCGACTCTGGACAAAGTTATGGCAGCATTAAGAGATGATAAGATCAAGAGGATTGGGGTATGGGGGTTGGGCGGTGTGGGCAAAACCACGCTGGTCAAACAAGTGGCTAAACTAGCTGAAGATGCCAAGTTATTTGACAAGGTGGTGATGGTCGCTGTATCCCGAGAACAAAACTTGGAAAATATTCAAGCCGAGATTGCAGATTCCTTAGGTTTGAATATCGAAGAGAAGAGTAAATCGGGAAGAGCGAATCGGCTAATTGAgatattgaagaaaaagaagctCCTCATAATTCTGGATGATATTTGGGCGAAACTCGACTTGGAGGCTGTAGGAATTCCTTGTGGGGACGATCATGTAGGGTGTAAAATTGTGGTGACTTCTAGAAGAATAGATGTCTTATCTCAAGACATGGGCACTCAACCAAATTTTGAAATCcgaattttatcaaatgatgAAGCGTGGCAGTTATTTCAAAAGACAGCAGGTGGCATTCCGGAATTCGATGTACAATCCGTAGCAAGGAAGGTAGCTGAGAACTGTGGAGGTTTACCGATTGCACTTGTTACCGTTGCAACGGCGCTAAAGAATAATAAGAGTTTGCCTTGTTGGGATGATGCCTTACGACAACTAACAAGTCCTGTTAAGACAGACATTAGAGGAATGGATGAAAAGGTATACAAAAGTCTAGAGTGGAGTTACCATTCCGTGGAGAGTGAAGATGCCAAGTTATTGTTTTTGCTTTGTGGTTTGATGGGTTATGGTGACATTTCACTGGATGACTTGTTCAAGTGCAGCCTGGGCTTGGGTTTGTTTCAAGGTATCAACACATTGGACGGATCGACAAATAGACTTCAAGCATTGGTAGATCGCCTCAAATCCTCCAGTTTGTTATTAGACATCGACAGAAAGGAGTATGTGAAGATGCACGATGTTGTTCGCGACGTTGCCAGACAGCTTGCATCGAAGGATCCTCGGTATATGGTAATAGAAGCCACGCAATCAGGGATACATGAATCCAAAAGGTGCGTTCACCTTTCTTTAAGTCACGAAGGTACCCTTGACCTTGGTGAAATATTGGACCGTcccaaaattgaattttttcgATTGGTCAATGAAGGTCGACCTTTGAAAATTCCGGACCCCCTTTTTAATGGCATGGGCAAACTCAAAGTTTTACACTTGTTTCAAATGGAATTTTCATCACTACCTTTGTCACTTCAATCCCTTGCAAATCTCCGAACATTGTGTCTTCACTGCTGCACGTTGGGAGGCGTTGCTGGAATTGGAGAGCTAAAGAAACTAGAAGTTCTCAGCTTTTGGGGTTCCAAGATCAAACAATTGCCTAGCGAGATAGCACAATTGACCTGTCTAAGGTGGTTGGATCTGAGCAATTGCTATCAACTTCAAGTAATTCCACCAAATATCTTATCAAACCTATCTCAACTGGAGCATCTTTGCATGAAACCTTATAGTTTTACTCAGTACATGGATGAGGAAATTAATCAAGAAAGAAATGCTTGCCTTGCCGAATTGAAACATTTGTCTCGCTTGACAACTTTAAATATAGCATTACAAGATCTGAAGTTGCTGCCGAAAGACATGGTCTTTGATAAGTTGacaagatttaaaatatttataggtgGTGGGTGGAGTTGGTACTCACCATGTGAAACCAAAAGAGCATTGAAGCTCTATAAAGCTGGTGGAACCCTTCATTTGGTGGATGGGATTGGCAAGTTGTTGAAGAAAACTGAAGAGCTCTCCTTAAGCAAATCGAGTGGtactaaaagtgtttttcatgAATCATATAAAGAGGATTTTCTTCAATTGAAGCATCTCGATGTCCGTAGCAGTCCAGAGATTCAATATATTGTGGATTCAAAGTACCCGCGGGTTCAAGAACACGTTCTCTTTCCTTTGTTGGAGTCATTGCTTCTTCGTGATCTGATTAACTTGGAAAAAGTATGCCACGGACCAATTCCAAGAGGGTCTTTTGGTAACTTGAAAACTCTGGAGGTGATGAACTGCCATggattgaaaattttcctaTCTCTTACCATGGCTACAGGCTTTTTGCATCTTCAAAATATAGAAATAGGAGAATGCAATGTCATGCAACAAATAATCGCATATGAAAGGGAGTCAGAAATAATAGAAGATGGCCATGGTGGGACAACCTTGCAACTATTCCCCAAACTACGGTCTTTGAAACTTTATAAACTACCAGAGCTCATGAACTTCAGCTCTACGGTAGAAACTACATCTTCCACGTCTCTAGCAAGGAATGCCAGGTCGGAAGGCAATTGTGATAATCGCATGTCATTTTTCAGTAACCAG GTTTCATTTGCTAATTTGGAGAAGTTGATACTTCATGATCTACCCAAATTGAGGGAGATATGGCATCACCAACATCCACCTGAGTCCTTTTACAATTTGCAAATCCTAGAAGTATACAATTGTCCAAGCCTACTCAATCTTATTCCATCTCATTTGATACAGAGATTCAACAATTTGAAAAAGATGGACGTGAATAACTGTGAAGTCCTAAAACATGTGTTTGATCTTCAAGGACTTGATGAAAATATTAGGATTCTCCCAAGGTTAGAATCCTTACAATTAAATTCACTACCTAAGTTGAGGCGTGTTGTATGCAATGAGGATGATGACAAGAATGATAGCGTGAGGTGTCGTTTCTCTTCTTCCACGGCTTTTCACAACCTTAAATTCCTATCCATCACAAATTGTGGGAACCAAGTTGAAGATGAGGGACATATCAATACTCCTATGGAAGATGTAGTGCTCTTCGATGGAAAG GTTTCATTTGCTAATTTGGAGAAGTTGATACTTCATGATCTACCCAAATTGAGGGAGATATGGCATCACCAACATCCACCTGAGTCCTTTTACAATTTGCAAATCCTAGAAGTATACAATTGTCCAAGCCTAGTCAATCTTATTCCATCTCATTTGATACAGAGATTCGACAATTTGAAAAAGATGGACGTGAATAACTGTGAAGTCCTAAAACATGTGTTTGATCTTCAAGGACTTGATGAAAATATTAGGATTCTCCCAAGGTTAGAATCCTTACAATTAAATTCACTACCTAAGTTGAGGCGTGTTGTATGCAATGAGGATGACGACAAGAATGATAGCGTGAGGTGTCGTTTCTCTTCTTCCACGGCTTTTCACAACCTTAAATTCCTATCCATCAGACATTGTGGGAACCAAGTTGAAGATGAGGGACATATCAATACTCCTATGGAAGATGTAGTGCTCTTCGATGGAAAG GTTTCATTTGCTAATTTGGAGAAGTTGATACTTCATGATCTACCCAAATTGAGGGAGATATGGCATCACCAACATCCACCTGAGTCCTTTTACAATTTGCAAATCCTAGAAGTATACAATTGTCCAAGCCTACTCAATCTTATTCCATCTCATTTGATACAGAGATTCAACAATTTGAAAAAGATGGACGTGAATAACTATGAAGTCCTAAAACATGTGTTTGATCTTCAAGGACTTGATGAAAATATTAGGATTCTCCCAAGGTTAGAATCCTTATGGTTAAAGGCACTACCTAAGTTGAGGCGTGTTGTATGCAATGAGGATGATGACAAGAATGATAGCGTGAGGTGTCGTTTCTCTTCTTCCACGACTTTTCACAACCTTAAATTCCTATCCATCACAAATTGTGGGAACCAAGTTGAAGATGAGGGACATATCAATACTCCTATGGAAGATGTAGTGCTATTCGATGGAAAG GTTTCATTTGCTAATTTGGAGGAGTTGATACTTCATGATCTACACAAATTGAGGGAGATATGGCATCACCAACATCCACCTGAGTCCTTTTACAATTTGCAAATCCTAGAAGTATACAATTGTCCAAGCCTAGTCAATCTTATTCCATCTCATTTGATACAGAGATTCGACAATTTGAAAAAGATGGACGTGAATAACTGTGAAGTCCTAAAACATGTGTTTGATCTTCAAGGACTTGATGAAAATATTAGGATTCTCCCAAGGTTAGAATCCTTACGATTAAATTCACTACCTAAGTTGAGGCGTGTTGTATGCAATGAGGATGATGACAAGAATGATAGCGTGAGGTGTCGTTTCTCTTCTTCCACGGCTTTTCACAACCTTAAATTCCTATCCATCAGAAATTGTGGGAACCAAGTTGAAGATGAGGGACATATCAATACTCTTATGGAAGATGTAGTGCTCTTCGATGGAAAG GTTTCATTCCCTCCTAATTTGGAGGAGTTGGTTTTAGAAAGACTTCCCAAGTTGAAGGAGATGGATGTTGGGATCCTcttaaagttaaaaatcctGAAGTTAGAGAAACTACCTAGGCTAAGACTTACGATTGCTTCCATGTTCAAGAATTTTCACAATCTCCAAAAGCTACATATCATTGATTGTGGGATGGAAGACAGGGAGTTCTCCAATGAAAAG GTTTCATTCCCTCCTAATTTGGAGGAGTTGGTTCTAAAAAGCCTTCCCAAGTTGATGGAGATGGATGTTGGGAACCTTCCAAACTTAAGAATCCTATGGTTAGAGGAACTATATGGATGTCTTTTGTCTAAG GTTTCATTCCTTCCTAATTTGAAGGTGTTGGTTCTAAAAAGCCTTCCCAAGTTGATAGAGATGGATGTTGGGAACCTTCCAAATTTAAGAATCCTAAATTTAGAGAAACTACATGGATGTCTTTTGTCTAAG GTTTCACTTTCTTCTAATTTGGAGGAGGTAGTTCTAAAAAGTCTTCCAAAATTGAAGGAGATAGATTTTGGGATCCTCCCAAAGTTAAAAATCCTAAAGGTTGGGAAACTACCTCAATTAGTTTTGTCTTCTTCAATGTTCAAGAATTTTCATAATCTCAAAGAGTTATGTATCAATGCTTCTACTAATGATAAAGTGCTCTTCAATGAAAAG GCTTCATTCCTTGAACCAAGAGCCTCCACTTTGAACAAAATTATGGATGCCTTAAGAGACCACAATATCAACTTGATTGGAGTATGGGGCATGGCCGGTGTGGGCAAAACAACACTGCTGAAACAAGTGGCGAAACAAGCTAAGCAACAGCGATTGTTCACCAGACAAGTTCATATAGATTTATCCTCGATTCCAGGCTCGGAAAAACTTCGACAAAGAATTGCAAAAGCGTTGGGCATCCCACTTTGGGAGGAGGTTGAATCCAGAAGAGCGGATGAACTGAAGCAGGCACTGAAGGAAGAGAAGATCCTTATTATCTTAGATGATATTTGGACGGAAGTTGATTTGGAGCAAGTCGGAATTCCTTCTAAAGATGATATTTGGACGCAATGCAAAATAGTGTTGGCTTCGAGAGATAGAGACCTATTATGCAAAGGCATGGGCGCACAAATTTGTTTTCCAGTGGAATATTTACCACTAAAAGAAGCTTGGAGTTTGTTTAAGAAGACAGCAGGTGATTCCATGGAGGAGAATCTTGAACTGCGACCCATAGCCATTCAAGTAGTTGAAGAATGTGAGGGTCTACCAATTGCAATTGTAACAATTGCCGAGGCATTAAAAGATGAGACCGTGGCTGTATGGAAGAATGCCTTGGAACAACTTAGGAGTTGTGCACCAACAAACATTAGAGCAGTGGATAGGAAGGTTTACTCATGTCTGGAGTGGAGCTACACCCATTTGAAGGGTGATGACGTTAAGTCATTGTTCTTACTTTGTGGGATGCTGGGCTATGGTGATATTTCATTGGATCTCTTGTTACGATATGGTATGGGTCTGGATTTGTTTGATCGCATCGACTCATTGGAGCAAGCAAGAAATAGACTACTTGAATTGGTGGATTTCCTCAAAGCCTCAGGCTTGTTACTTGACAGTCATGAAGATAGAAACAAGTTTGATGAAGAAAGAGCTTCAAGTTGGCTTTTCATGGATGCTGATAACAAGTTTGTGAGGATGCACAGTGTTGTTCGTGAAGTTACCAGAGCAATTGCATCCAAGGATCCTCATCCATTTGTAGTCAGAGAAGATGTTGGATTGGAAGAATGGTCAGAGACTGATGAATCCAAAAGGTGCGCTTTCATCTCTTTGCATTGCAAAGCTGTGCATGAGCTTCCTCAAGGGTTGGTATGTCCGGACCTTCAATTTTTCCAATTGCATAACAGCAATCCTTCATTGAATATCCCGAACACATTTTTCAAAGGGatgaaaaaactcaaaattttagaTTTGCCCAAAACGCATTTTACAACGCTACCTTCATCACTTGATTCCCTTACAAATCTCCAAACATTGCATCTAGATGGGTGCAAGTTGGAAGACATTGCTCTAATTGGAAAATTAACGAAACTAGAAGTTCTTAGCTTGATGGGTTCTACAATCCAACAATTGCCTAATGAAATGTCGCGGTTGACCAATCTAAGGCTGTTGGATTTGAATGATTGTAAGAAGCTTGAAGTAATTCCACGAAATATCTTATCAAGTTTGTCTCAATTAGAATGTTTGTACATGAAATCTAGCTTTACTCAATGGGCAACTGAAGGTGAAAGCAATGCTTGCTTATCCGAGCTAAATCATTTGTCTCATTTGACAACTTTAGAGATACATATACCAGATGCCAAGTTGCTACCAAAAGACATTCTATTTGAGAACTTGACAAGATATGGGATATCTATAGGTCCTTGGTGGAGGTTGAGAACCAAAAGAGCATTGAACCTCGAGAAAGTCAATAGAAGCTTACATTTGGGGGATGGAATGAGCAAGTTGTTGGAGAGAAGTGAAGAACTAAAGTTCATGGACTTAAGTAGTACTAAATATGTTCTTCACCCATCAGATAGGGAGAGTTTCCTTGAACTAAAGCATCTCGAAGTTGGTCGGAGTCCTGAGATTCAATACATCATGGATTCAAAGAATCAACAGTTGTTGCAACATGGTGCCTTCCCTTTTCCTCTATTGGAGTCATTGATTCTTGTGCTTCTGAAAAATTTGGAAGAAGTATGGCATAGCCCAATTCCAATAGGGTTTTTTGGTAacttaaaaactctaaaagtgTATTCATGTCCTAAATTGAAATTTCTCCTTTTGCTCTCCACGGCTAGAGGCCTTTCCCAACTTGAAGAAATGATTATAGTAAATTGCAATGCCATGAAACAAATAATCGCATATGAAAGGGAGTCAGAAATAAAAGAAGATGGACATGCTGGGACCAACTTGCAACTATTCCCTAAATTGCGATCCTTGGAACTCAACTATCTATCACAGCTCATCAACTTCAGTTCCGAGTTAGAAACAACATCTTCCACATCTTTGAGTACAAATGCAAGGTCGGAAGACTCATTTTTCAGTCATAAG GTTTCATTCCCTAAGTTAGAGGAGTTGATACTCAGAAATTTGCCCAAGTTGAAGGATATATGGCATCATCAACTTCCATTTGAATCATTCTCTAATCTACAGATCTTAAGGGTGTACAGATGTCCATGTCTACTCAATCTTGTCCCAGCTCATTTGATACACAGCTTCCAGAATTTAAAAGAGATAAATGTGCAATATTGTGAACTCCTAGAACATGTGATTATTCTTCAAGAAATTGATGGAAATGTTGAGATCTTCTCAAAGTTAGAAACCTTGAAATTGGAGAACTTGCCTAGGCTGAGATGGATCGAAGACGGGAATGATAGGATGAAACATATTTTCTCTCTTCTGACACTCATGAATATTCAAAACCTTCAAGAACTACATATCACTAATTGTAGTATGGAAGACCTACGGAAGATGTAG